In Columba livia isolate bColLiv1 breed racing homer chromosome 8, bColLiv1.pat.W.v2, whole genome shotgun sequence, a single genomic region encodes these proteins:
- the FPGT gene encoding fucose-1-phosphate guanylyltransferase — translation MPAGERSAARREDTARRLARFAALRGKAARPGEFWDVVAVTAADEEQARAYRQQLAEKLRRGELPRGARYHVFADPPGAKIGNGGSTLHVLQCLEDLYGDKWTSFVVLLIHSGGYSQRLPNASALGKIFTALPFGDPVYQMLELKLAMYIDFPAHMKPGVLVTCSDDIELYSTGAAETVTFDRPGFTALAHPSDLTVGTTHGVFVLDLRGFTGKGGLEYASCRQFLHKPDVGTMRERGAVCTRGNSECVYTDSIFYMDHSIAKQLLMFYKQMGTVCCEIDAYGDFLQALGPGATPDYTKSTGNVAGEGSQLAEVRQKLYSLLKGAALNVIVLNNSKFYHIGTTQEYLFHFTSDSKLRFELDLLPVAFSISCGEPGTLGQSVSVIQSVAQPGCCLGPGSIVEYSRIGPEVSVGSGCIISGSQIDWKADVPSHCFLTSLSVKISSQVQYVSMVFGVEDDLKRTVDLLSDVHLLRFCGASLAQCLHLWGLQVSEQLFSSGSSRLGLWTARIFPVCSTLSESARMSLKMLNSVQQMSAFALNGFTLLSVEEMLAYKDVGDMLEFRKQIYDEICLQRSKEKSDV, via the exons ATGCCGGCGGGCGAGCGCAGCGCGGCGCGGCGGGAGGACACGGCCCGGCGGCTGGCGCGGTTCGCGGCGCTCAGAG GGAAGGCCGCCCGGCCCGGCGAGTTCTGGGACGTGGTGGCGGTGACGGCGGCGGACGAGGAGCAGGCGCGGGCCTACCGGCAGCAGCTGGCGGAGAAGCTGCGGCGGGGGGAGCTCCCGCGGGGCGCCCGCTACCACGTGTTCGCCGACCCGCCCGGAGCTAAGATCG GAAATGGTGGATCAACACTGCATGTTCTTCAATGCCTGGAAGATCTGTATGGTGATAAATGGACATCTTTTGTTGTGCTGCTCATCCATTCTG GCGGTTACAGTCAACGTTTGCCAAATGCAAGTGCCCTGGGAAAGATTTTCACGGCTTTGCCTTTTGGGGATCCCGTGTACCAGATGCTGGAGCTGAAGCTCGCCATGTACATCGATTTCCCTGCTCACATGAAGCCAGGAGTTCTCGTTACATGTTCAGATGACATAGAACTTTATAGCACTGGAGCTGCAGAAACGGTCACGTTTGATAGACCTGGGTTTACCGCGCTAGCTCACCCTTCAGATCTGACTGTTGGGACAACTCACGGGGTGTTTGTTCTGGATCTGCGTGGTTTCACGGGGAAAGGAGGACTGGAATATGCGTCTTGCCGCCAGTTCCTGCACAAGCCCGACGTGGGGACGATGCGGGAGCGTGGTGCAGTGTGTACAAGAGGGAACTCGGAGTGTGTGTACACAGACAGCATCTTCTACATGGACCACAGCATTGCAAAGCAGTTACTGATGTTTTATAAACAGATGGGCACTGTTTGCTGTGAAATAGATGCATACGGTGATTTCCTCCAGGCCCTGGGACCTGGGGCCACTCCAGATTACACAAAAAGCACAGGTAACGTGGCAGGCGAGGGATCGCAGCTGGCAGAGGTGCGGCAGAAGCTGTACTCCCTCCTGAAAGGAGCCGCACTTAACGTTATAGTCTTGAACAACTCCAAGTTCTATCACATCGGAACTACTCAAGagtatttgtttcattttacatCCGATAGCAAGCTGAGATTTGAGCTCGACTTGCTGCCTGTGGCTTTTAGCATCTCTTGCGGGGAGCCCGGGACATTGGGTCAGTCAGTGAGTGTCATCCAGAGCGTGGCCCAGCCCGGGTGCTGCCTGGGACCCGGCTCCATCGTTGAGTACTCCAGGATCGGGCCCGAGGTCTCAGTGGGGAGCGGCTGCATTATCAGTGGGTCGCAGATCGATTGGAAGGCAGACGTCCCCTCACACTGCTTTCTGACCTCGTTGAGTGTGAAAATCAGCAGCCAAGTGCAGTACGTCAGCATGGTGTTCGGCGTGGAAGACGACTTGAAGAGGACCGTGGACCTGCTGTCAGATGTGCACTTGCTGCGGTTCTGTGGGGCCAGCTTAGCGCAGTGCCTGCACCTCTGGGGACTGCAGGTTTCGGAACAGCTCTTCTCCAGCGGGAGCTCCCGGCTGGGGCTCTGGACCGCCAGgatttttcctgtgtgttcCACCTTAAGTGAATCCGCCAGGATGTCATTAAAAATGTTGAATTCTGTGCAGCAAATGTCAGCTTTTGCGTTGAATGGCTTCACACTCTTGTCTGTTGAAGAAATGCTCGCCTACAAAGATGTGGGAGACATGTTGGAGTTTAGGAAGCAAATTTATGATGAAATTTGTCTACAAAGATCAAAGGAGAAGTCTGATGTGTAG